One Bdellovibrio bacteriovorus str. Tiberius DNA segment encodes these proteins:
- a CDS encoding S8 family peptidase: protein MDVQKILSAVACVFVFAACSQKSAETVFPENGALDSSACRGQALEHKFIVQWEDGSFTTETATNAEEFKENFIKPQLENIKHVDYDRVIQLQRSSEVSVNAFTDSWGQQRIGAPTVWSQGVYGQGVKVAVVDAYVDVSHPQLLPRIAVNTGEIPNNGIDDDKNGIVDDYYGAAFVSQPGNNQTPSSHGSHVAGIIAADSRYGSIEGVAPQAQIIPAQFIANDGGGSLGDAVLAMQYSASRGAKIINASWGGAPCVASLRNAFVELEKKGILVIVAAGNDGRDVDVYPEFPASFNMANQITVAAASVSDFMTSWSNSGFSLVHVAAPGERILSTVPGGSTAYMEGTSMAAPFVSGAAALVWSAKPTATAVQVKEAILKSVDVSSGHEFKVNTRGRINVEKALQYIQQLVP, encoded by the coding sequence ATGGATGTTCAAAAAATTCTCTCGGCGGTCGCTTGCGTCTTTGTATTTGCAGCTTGTAGCCAGAAATCCGCTGAAACAGTCTTTCCAGAAAATGGCGCGCTTGATTCCAGCGCCTGTCGTGGTCAGGCTCTTGAACACAAATTCATCGTGCAATGGGAGGACGGCAGTTTCACAACTGAAACCGCAACCAATGCCGAAGAATTCAAAGAAAATTTCATCAAACCTCAATTGGAAAACATCAAACACGTCGATTACGATCGCGTGATCCAACTGCAAAGATCCAGTGAAGTGTCAGTAAATGCGTTTACAGACAGCTGGGGCCAGCAGCGCATTGGCGCCCCGACGGTGTGGAGCCAGGGTGTTTACGGCCAGGGCGTAAAAGTCGCCGTGGTGGATGCATACGTGGATGTGTCCCATCCCCAACTGCTTCCGCGCATTGCCGTGAACACAGGTGAAATCCCGAACAATGGTATTGATGACGATAAAAACGGAATCGTCGATGACTACTATGGCGCTGCCTTTGTTTCCCAGCCGGGCAACAATCAAACGCCAAGCTCGCACGGTTCCCACGTGGCGGGTATCATCGCTGCGGACTCTCGTTATGGTTCGATTGAAGGTGTTGCGCCTCAGGCGCAGATTATTCCCGCGCAGTTCATTGCCAATGATGGCGGTGGTTCTTTGGGTGATGCCGTTCTGGCGATGCAATATTCCGCCAGCCGAGGTGCCAAGATCATCAACGCCAGCTGGGGTGGAGCTCCGTGTGTGGCGTCTTTGCGAAATGCTTTTGTAGAGCTTGAGAAAAAAGGCATTCTGGTTATTGTGGCGGCCGGTAATGACGGTCGCGATGTCGATGTGTATCCGGAATTCCCGGCCTCCTTCAACATGGCCAATCAGATCACCGTGGCGGCAGCTTCAGTTTCAGACTTTATGACTTCCTGGTCGAATAGTGGTTTTTCTCTGGTTCACGTGGCGGCTCCGGGTGAAAGAATTCTTTCCACCGTGCCGGGCGGATCCACGGCTTACATGGAAGGAACCAGTATGGCTGCGCCATTTGTAAGTGGTGCCGCAGCCCTGGTTTGGAGTGCCAAACCGACGGCCACGGCCGTGCAAGTTAAAGAGGCAATTTTGAAGTCTGTGGACGTGTCTTCCGGACACGAATTTAAAGTAAATACTCGAGGGCGCATCAATGTCGAAAAGGCGCTTCAGTACATTCAGCAGTTAGTTCCATAA
- a CDS encoding acyl-CoA carboxylase subunit beta encodes MSTEVSSGIQARLADLEKRNEAAMAGGGAARLAKHKQGGRLTARERVDVLLDPGSFVEMDRFVSHRCTNFGMDKNVVPGDGVITGYGRINGKLVYLSSQDFTVIGGSMSRTQANKICKVMDLAMKNGAPFISINDSGGARIQEGIESLGGYADIFTRNTMASGLIPQITAIMGPCAGGAVYSPSITDFVFMVKNTSYMFVTGPDVIKTVTHEDVTKEDLGGATTHSAKSGVAHFAAEDDKHCLLLIREMMNFLPSNNLDDAPVLPTNDRPDRLTEALNSLIPENPKKPYDMISVITECVDEGYFLEVHKHFAQNLIVGFARFNGRPVGIVANQPNILAGCLNIEASRKGARFIRFCDAFNIPVVSFVDVPGFLPGKDQEWNGIITHGAKLLYAYAEATVPKITVITRKAYGGAYIVMGSKLLRSDVNLAYPSAEIAVMGADGAVSIIFREEINKAKDPVAERARLTAEYEAKFSNPYVSAELGYTDEVIEPAMTRKRIIDSLEMLKHKRDVTPAKKHGNIPL; translated from the coding sequence ATGAGCACAGAAGTTTCATCTGGCATTCAAGCACGATTGGCAGATCTTGAGAAAAGAAACGAAGCCGCAATGGCTGGTGGTGGCGCAGCTCGCTTGGCAAAACACAAGCAAGGTGGCCGTCTGACTGCACGCGAACGCGTGGATGTTTTGCTGGATCCAGGCAGTTTCGTTGAAATGGATCGTTTCGTTTCTCACCGTTGCACAAACTTCGGCATGGATAAAAACGTGGTTCCTGGTGATGGTGTCATCACTGGTTACGGTCGTATCAACGGCAAACTGGTTTATTTGTCTTCTCAGGATTTCACCGTGATCGGTGGATCCATGTCCCGCACTCAAGCCAACAAGATCTGCAAAGTGATGGATCTGGCGATGAAGAACGGGGCTCCATTCATCTCTATCAATGACTCTGGTGGCGCGCGTATTCAGGAAGGTATTGAATCCCTGGGTGGTTACGCCGACATCTTCACCAGAAACACCATGGCTTCCGGCTTGATCCCGCAGATCACCGCAATCATGGGCCCGTGCGCGGGTGGCGCGGTTTACTCCCCGTCCATCACGGACTTTGTGTTCATGGTGAAAAACACCTCATACATGTTTGTGACCGGTCCTGATGTTATCAAGACTGTGACCCACGAAGATGTGACCAAAGAAGATCTGGGTGGTGCAACAACTCACTCGGCAAAATCCGGCGTGGCTCACTTCGCAGCTGAAGATGACAAGCACTGCTTGCTTCTGATCCGCGAGATGATGAACTTCCTTCCGTCCAACAATCTTGACGATGCTCCGGTTCTTCCAACCAACGACCGTCCGGACCGTTTGACTGAAGCTTTGAATTCTTTGATTCCGGAAAATCCAAAGAAACCTTACGACATGATCTCTGTTATCACCGAGTGCGTGGATGAAGGTTACTTCCTGGAAGTGCACAAACACTTCGCCCAGAATCTGATCGTGGGCTTTGCACGCTTCAACGGCCGCCCGGTGGGTATCGTGGCAAATCAGCCAAACATCCTTGCAGGTTGTTTGAACATTGAAGCGTCCCGCAAAGGCGCTCGTTTCATCCGTTTCTGTGACGCTTTCAACATCCCGGTGGTTTCCTTCGTGGACGTACCAGGCTTCCTGCCAGGTAAAGACCAGGAATGGAACGGCATCATCACTCACGGTGCGAAACTTCTTTATGCTTACGCGGAAGCGACAGTGCCTAAAATCACCGTTATCACCCGCAAAGCTTACGGCGGTGCTTACATCGTTATGGGCTCGAAACTTCTTCGCTCAGACGTGAACCTGGCTTACCCATCTGCAGAAATCGCGGTTATGGGCGCTGACGGCGCAGTAAGCATCATCTTCCGTGAAGAGATCAACAAAGCCAAAGACCCTGTGGCAGAGCGCGCGCGCCTGACGGCAGAGTACGAAGCCAAGTTCAGCAACCCTTACGTGTCTGCGGAACTGGGTTACACGGATGAGGTTATTGAGCCAGCGATGACTCGTAAACGCATCATCGACTCTTTGGAAATGCTGAAACATAAACGTGACGTTACTCCGGCTAAAAAGCACGGAAACATCCCTCTGTAG
- a CDS encoding twin-arginine translocase TatA/TatE family subunit — protein MSEIIFLAVLALIVIGPKELPELARTLGRFLNELKRSTDSMGDELKQQMRLDKLDKLNLDTIRNPQQQGQNQNEAEQAPLAPSADAAPIVEEQLEFPQATADEKSEEQKPS, from the coding sequence ATGTCTGAAATTATCTTCCTTGCGGTTCTTGCCCTGATTGTGATCGGGCCGAAAGAACTTCCGGAACTGGCAAGGACTCTGGGGCGCTTTCTCAACGAGTTGAAAAGAAGCACCGATTCCATGGGTGATGAACTCAAGCAACAGATGCGTCTTGATAAGCTCGACAAACTGAATCTGGACACCATCCGCAATCCTCAACAGCAAGGTCAAAATCAGAACGAAGCCGAACAGGCTCCACTGGCGCCTTCTGCTGATGCAGCTCCAATCGTTGAAGAACAGCTGGAGTTTCCGCAAGCCACCGCTGACGAAAAATCAGAAGAACAGAAGCCTTCATGA
- the hemW gene encoding radical SAM family heme chaperone HemW, translating into MAFGVYIHIPYCIQRCTYCDFATYEQSKILPPDQYVELLFKEIRQKHRYYTPQSLDTIYFGGGTPSLIPANLIVAIIKELGRYGFTTRPDTEITIEINPATVSKEKLKTYLDNGINRFSVGAQTFDDRLLKMVHREHSAKQTLETLDLLRAHGVNFSFDILFALPSQTVEGLRRDVEIAVEQGAKHISPYCLTVPDGHPLSKGRPIDDEQVEMFDIIADELTRKGFQQYEISNFALPGFESRHNMLYWVDQPYWSLGLSSHSYSKESSWGTRYWNINSINEYQKQILAFDGQEFDSPVRHLPSNQVEVLEMHQALTDFCHTSMRLMRGLNVEQLQAKFPQNVSEKVLQIMKNMEEKSWIRHDNGHWSLTREGLVLSNRVFQELTFLQEDL; encoded by the coding sequence ATGGCATTTGGCGTCTATATCCACATTCCCTACTGTATCCAGCGCTGTACTTACTGCGATTTCGCCACTTATGAGCAAAGCAAGATTTTGCCGCCGGATCAGTATGTCGAACTTCTGTTTAAGGAAATTCGTCAGAAGCACCGCTATTACACTCCCCAAAGTCTGGACACCATTTACTTTGGTGGAGGCACGCCGAGCCTCATCCCTGCAAATCTCATTGTAGCGATTATCAAAGAGCTGGGTAGATATGGATTTACAACTAGACCTGACACGGAAATCACCATCGAGATCAATCCGGCGACGGTCAGCAAAGAAAAACTGAAAACCTATCTGGATAACGGCATCAACCGTTTCAGTGTGGGGGCTCAAACCTTTGATGATCGCTTGTTGAAAATGGTTCACCGCGAACATTCGGCAAAACAAACCCTGGAAACTCTCGACCTTCTTCGGGCCCACGGTGTGAATTTCAGCTTTGATATTCTGTTTGCCCTGCCTTCCCAAACTGTCGAAGGCCTGCGTCGTGATGTGGAAATCGCCGTTGAACAAGGGGCCAAACACATCAGCCCTTATTGTTTGACAGTTCCTGATGGACATCCTTTGTCAAAAGGCCGCCCGATTGACGATGAACAAGTTGAGATGTTTGACATCATCGCTGACGAACTGACCCGCAAAGGTTTTCAGCAGTACGAAATATCCAACTTTGCCCTGCCGGGTTTTGAATCCCGTCACAACATGCTGTACTGGGTGGATCAACCTTATTGGAGTTTGGGCCTTAGCTCGCATTCCTATTCCAAGGAATCCTCTTGGGGCACGCGTTACTGGAATATCAATTCCATCAACGAATACCAGAAGCAGATTCTGGCATTTGACGGTCAGGAGTTTGATTCCCCGGTGCGCCATCTGCCTTCGAATCAGGTGGAAGTGCTGGAAATGCATCAGGCTCTTACAGACTTTTGTCATACTTCGATGCGTCTGATGCGCGGACTCAATGTGGAGCAGCTGCAAGCCAAATTCCCGCAAAATGTCAGTGAAAAGGTCCTGCAAATCATGAAAAACATGGAAGAGAAATCCTGGATTCGTCATGACAACGGGCATTGGTCACTGACGCGCGAGGGCCTTGTGCTTAGCAACCGTGTTTTCCAGGAACTGACTTTCCTTCAAGAAGATCTCTAA
- the accC gene encoding acetyl-CoA carboxylase biotin carboxylase subunit has translation MALFKKILIANRGEIAIRITRACRELGIGSVAVFSDADRDSLHVFLADEAYHIGPSPSRESYLNYNKIIEVCKKAGVDAVHPGYGFLSENTTFAKALEEAGITFIGPTVANIEAMGDKLSAKSLMKKAGVPTVPGSDGGVDSVEAAQKIAEQIGLPIIIKASAGGGGKGMRVVRQMDELESAFRACRSEGQNYFADPTVYIEKFINDPKHIEIQVFGDKHNNHVHLFERECSVQRRHQKIIEECPSPSVPHEVRLRMGEAAVRAAKQINYVGAGTIEFIFDNTTKEFYFMEMNTRLQVEHPITEIVTGFDLVKEQIYVAANKPLSFKQEDIKQKGHAIEARICAEDPITYKPHPGVIRACRHPQGPFMRVDSYAYPGYEVPIFYDPMIAKVITWGETREEAIDRMQRALSEFVLTGIKTNIVLHKTILDHAKFRDGSYTTQFIEKNFEVIEPNLFKEVEDPVFLIAAAITAYNDRKSKDVRQLNLTSNWKRVSRKLQLRT, from the coding sequence ATGGCATTGTTTAAAAAAATCCTGATCGCCAACCGCGGGGAAATCGCCATCCGTATCACTCGTGCTTGTCGCGAGCTGGGTATCGGATCTGTGGCGGTGTTTTCCGATGCGGACCGCGACAGCTTGCACGTATTCCTGGCGGATGAGGCTTATCACATCGGCCCATCCCCATCGCGCGAAAGCTATCTGAACTATAACAAGATCATCGAGGTCTGCAAAAAAGCCGGCGTGGACGCTGTTCACCCGGGTTATGGCTTCCTGTCTGAAAACACCACTTTTGCCAAAGCACTGGAAGAAGCCGGTATCACATTCATCGGACCTACAGTGGCAAACATCGAGGCGATGGGGGATAAACTTTCCGCCAAGTCTCTGATGAAAAAAGCGGGCGTTCCGACGGTTCCGGGCTCTGACGGTGGCGTTGACTCTGTTGAAGCCGCTCAAAAGATCGCTGAACAAATCGGTCTGCCGATCATCATCAAGGCTTCTGCCGGCGGTGGCGGTAAAGGCATGCGTGTGGTTCGTCAGATGGACGAACTGGAAAGCGCTTTCCGTGCGTGTCGTTCTGAAGGTCAGAACTATTTCGCGGATCCGACTGTTTACATCGAAAAATTCATCAACGACCCGAAACACATCGAGATTCAGGTCTTCGGCGACAAACACAACAACCACGTTCACCTGTTTGAACGTGAGTGCTCTGTTCAGCGCCGTCACCAGAAGATCATCGAAGAATGTCCGTCCCCTTCTGTGCCTCACGAAGTGCGCCTGCGCATGGGTGAAGCCGCTGTTCGCGCAGCAAAACAGATCAACTATGTGGGCGCGGGAACGATTGAGTTCATCTTTGATAACACCACCAAAGAATTCTACTTCATGGAGATGAACACTCGTCTTCAGGTGGAACATCCGATCACAGAGATCGTGACGGGCTTTGACCTGGTGAAAGAACAGATCTACGTGGCAGCGAACAAACCTTTGAGCTTCAAACAAGAGGACATCAAACAAAAAGGCCACGCCATCGAAGCCCGTATCTGCGCGGAAGACCCGATCACGTACAAACCACACCCTGGTGTGATTCGTGCCTGCCGTCACCCGCAAGGTCCGTTCATGCGTGTGGATTCCTACGCATACCCTGGCTACGAAGTGCCTATCTTCTACGATCCAATGATCGCGAAAGTGATCACCTGGGGCGAAACACGCGAAGAGGCTATCGACAGAATGCAACGTGCCCTGAGTGAGTTCGTGTTGACCGGTATTAAAACCAATATCGTTCTTCATAAAACCATTCTGGATCACGCGAAATTCCGCGATGGTTCTTACACGACTCAGTTCATTGAAAAGAACTTCGAAGTTATCGAACCAAATCTTTTCAAAGAAGTGGAAGACCCTGTATTCCTGATCGCTGCGGCAATCACTGCTTATAACGATCGTAAATCCAAAGACGTTCGCCAGCTGAATCTGACTTCCAACTGGAAGCGTGTCAGCCGCAAACTTCAATTGAGGACGTAG
- a CDS encoding M16 family metallopeptidase has protein sequence MSKKFQLKNGLKVLLLESHKSPVVSVQMWVKTGSADEKKTEEGISHFIEHLVFKGTRKYKVGEIAATVEGSGGELNAYTSFDQTVFYVTISKQFSDVALDVISEMMGYPTFDPQEIDNEREVVLEEIKRGQDSPGRRASQLLFTNVFQKSPYGIPVIGYDKVVKKVSAKKIREFYQSRYVPSNMFLVISGDFDSKEMKNRVQEMFGGFAPYKLRKVARKKEPAQKTIRIKVEQAKFEQTTAYLTWRIPSVKHKDIAALEVMSAILGQGDSCRLMQTLRIKEPLTNSVGSFAYSMQDDGLFAVSLGLEKENLTKALTALIPELVRIVTEPPTVAEMQKAITNFASHEVYSMETVDNIARKAGSNEFYYGDHDYYKKYMKQVYALKPEDIQKIARKYLKADTFGLSMMTNMDKKNADRILKAFAKDLRKALREAKVAKQKVPRFAAKKFHINAGASKGVPTTERIVLDSGATLLIREQSDTPYVAMKAAFLGGARVEPEGQNGLTELFARNWMSGSKNFTEDDINLRVDELAAGIGAFGGRNSAGLSMDYLSPFEDKMLEIYADSLLAPQFPEIILEREKVVLKNQIKARNDNPAQLCILAFMQEIFKGHPYARDLVGSETTVNAITSADLLGYYKKIAMAKNVTFSVVGDVDTKKWVKTLNEITKELPKGERVKNHFAAPKITESKHMFRELKKEQSHIIVGYQGLTLSSPERYTMEIIQSILSGQGGRLFIELRDKNSLAYSVSPMHMEGIECGYFGGYIGCSPEKSEKAIQMLKAEFNKLATTKISPEELVRAQRYLIGRHDIELQRKSTIGNAILFDDIYGLDYRESLDVADKYFAVSPEDVQKLAQKIFAQPTIVSLVGPTDVKS, from the coding sequence ATGTCTAAGAAATTTCAACTAAAAAACGGTCTGAAAGTCCTTTTACTGGAAAGCCACAAGTCTCCGGTGGTCTCAGTGCAAATGTGGGTGAAAACAGGCTCGGCCGATGAAAAAAAGACCGAAGAGGGGATCTCTCACTTTATCGAGCATTTGGTGTTTAAAGGGACCCGCAAGTACAAGGTGGGCGAGATCGCGGCCACCGTGGAAGGTTCCGGCGGGGAGCTGAATGCCTACACCTCTTTTGACCAAACCGTGTTTTATGTGACCATTTCCAAACAATTCTCGGATGTCGCCCTGGATGTGATCAGTGAAATGATGGGTTATCCGACCTTTGATCCGCAAGAAATCGACAACGAACGCGAAGTTGTTCTGGAAGAGATCAAACGTGGTCAGGACAGCCCGGGCCGCCGTGCCAGTCAGCTGCTTTTCACCAACGTCTTCCAAAAAAGCCCTTACGGCATTCCGGTTATTGGCTACGACAAGGTCGTTAAAAAAGTTTCTGCCAAAAAAATCCGCGAGTTCTATCAATCCCGGTATGTGCCATCAAATATGTTCCTGGTGATTTCGGGCGACTTTGATTCCAAAGAAATGAAAAACCGCGTGCAGGAAATGTTCGGCGGCTTTGCTCCGTATAAACTGCGCAAAGTGGCGCGCAAAAAAGAACCGGCACAAAAAACCATTCGCATCAAAGTCGAACAGGCGAAGTTTGAACAGACCACCGCTTACCTGACCTGGAGAATCCCGAGCGTCAAACACAAGGACATCGCAGCCCTGGAAGTGATGTCAGCGATTCTGGGACAGGGTGATTCCTGTCGTCTGATGCAGACGTTGCGAATCAAAGAGCCGCTGACAAATTCAGTGGGCTCGTTTGCTTATTCCATGCAGGATGACGGACTGTTTGCCGTGTCGTTGGGGCTGGAAAAAGAAAATCTGACCAAGGCGCTGACGGCGCTGATTCCGGAACTGGTTCGCATTGTGACCGAACCTCCGACCGTGGCGGAAATGCAAAAGGCAATCACGAACTTTGCCAGCCACGAAGTTTATTCCATGGAGACTGTGGATAACATTGCGAGAAAAGCCGGAAGCAATGAGTTTTATTACGGCGATCATGACTACTACAAAAAGTACATGAAACAGGTCTATGCCCTGAAGCCGGAAGACATTCAGAAGATCGCCAGAAAATATCTGAAGGCGGACACCTTCGGTCTTTCCATGATGACGAACATGGATAAGAAAAACGCGGACCGTATCCTGAAAGCCTTTGCGAAAGACTTGAGAAAAGCTTTGCGTGAAGCAAAAGTTGCAAAACAAAAAGTGCCGCGCTTTGCCGCAAAGAAATTCCATATCAATGCCGGAGCTTCTAAAGGTGTGCCGACCACCGAGCGCATTGTGCTGGATTCCGGGGCCACCTTGCTGATCCGCGAACAAAGCGACACGCCGTATGTGGCGATGAAAGCGGCGTTCCTGGGTGGGGCGCGGGTTGAGCCGGAAGGCCAAAACGGGCTGACCGAATTGTTTGCCAGAAACTGGATGTCCGGATCAAAAAACTTCACAGAAGATGACATCAATCTTCGCGTGGACGAACTGGCTGCCGGTATCGGCGCCTTTGGCGGAAGAAACTCGGCCGGTCTGTCCATGGATTATCTGTCACCGTTCGAAGACAAGATGCTGGAAATCTATGCGGATTCCCTGCTGGCGCCACAGTTCCCGGAAATCATCCTGGAGCGTGAAAAAGTTGTTCTGAAAAATCAGATCAAGGCCCGTAACGACAATCCAGCCCAGCTTTGTATTCTGGCCTTCATGCAGGAAATCTTCAAAGGTCACCCGTATGCGCGCGATCTGGTGGGCAGCGAAACCACGGTGAACGCGATCACGTCTGCGGACCTTCTGGGTTATTACAAAAAAATCGCCATGGCGAAGAACGTGACGTTCTCGGTTGTGGGTGATGTTGACACCAAGAAGTGGGTGAAGACGCTCAATGAAATCACCAAAGAGCTTCCGAAAGGGGAGCGCGTGAAAAATCATTTCGCGGCACCAAAAATCACCGAATCCAAACACATGTTCCGCGAACTGAAAAAAGAACAAAGCCACATCATTGTGGGCTATCAGGGTCTGACACTTTCAAGTCCTGAGCGCTACACGATGGAAATCATTCAGTCCATTCTAAGCGGCCAGGGTGGCAGACTGTTTATCGAGCTGCGGGATAAAAACTCTTTGGCATATTCCGTGTCGCCAATGCACATGGAAGGTATCGAGTGTGGATATTTCGGTGGATATATTGGTTGTTCGCCGGAAAAATCGGAAAAAGCCATTCAGATGCTGAAAGCGGAATTCAACAAGCTGGCGACAACCAAAATTTCACCGGAAGAACTGGTGCGTGCGCAGAGATATCTGATTGGCCGACACGATATCGAGCTGCAAAGAAAGAGCACCATAGGCAATGCGATCTTGTTCGATGATATCTATGGCCTGGATTACCGTGAAAGCCTGGATGTGGCTGACAAGTACTTTGCAGTCAGTCCGGAAGATGTGCAGAAGCTGGCGCAAAAAATATTTGCCCAGCCCACTATTGTAAGTCTGGTGGGTCCGACGGATGTGAAATCCTAA
- the tatC gene encoding twin-arginine translocase subunit TatC, protein MRREELDSKAQSLFEHLSDLRKCLINCVWILLIATGICYGFSEKIFDFVREPIRPYLPGGGLIYTGPLDKFIAHLKLSFVCGILLSCPFWLYQVWKFIAPGLYAKERKYTMGFIVSGTGLFVLGAAFSYWIALPMAFQFLMTFGGEIDKPMISIDQYMGFFTQMCLMFGVAFELPLVIVVLGMMGIVSQSFLRKNRRYAIMTIAVIAAVITPPDLLSMVMMLAPMWVLYEAAVLIVGVFEKKREDSFAVNERE, encoded by the coding sequence ATGAGACGCGAAGAACTCGATTCCAAAGCCCAATCCTTGTTTGAGCACCTGTCCGATCTTCGCAAATGTCTGATCAATTGTGTTTGGATTTTGTTGATCGCCACGGGTATCTGTTACGGTTTCAGTGAAAAGATTTTCGATTTCGTGCGTGAACCGATTCGTCCGTACCTTCCAGGTGGCGGTCTGATCTATACCGGTCCATTGGATAAATTCATTGCTCATCTAAAGCTTTCCTTCGTGTGCGGTATTTTACTGTCGTGCCCGTTCTGGCTTTATCAGGTGTGGAAGTTCATTGCTCCGGGGCTGTACGCTAAAGAGCGCAAATACACCATGGGCTTTATCGTTTCCGGCACGGGTTTGTTTGTGCTGGGCGCGGCGTTTTCATACTGGATCGCTTTGCCAATGGCCTTCCAGTTCCTGATGACTTTCGGGGGCGAAATCGACAAGCCGATGATTTCCATTGATCAGTACATGGGGTTCTTCACCCAGATGTGTCTGATGTTCGGGGTGGCTTTTGAATTACCCTTGGTGATCGTGGTTCTGGGTATGATGGGAATTGTGTCCCAGTCCTTCCTGCGCAAGAACCGCCGCTATGCCATTATGACAATCGCGGTGATCGCCGCGGTGATCACTCCGCCGGATCTGCTGAGCATGGTGATGATGCTGGCACCGATGTGGGTTCTTTATGAAGCCGCCGTCCTGATCGTCGGTGTCTTTGAAAAGAAGCGTGAAGACAGCTTCGCTGTGAACGAGCGCGAATAG
- a CDS encoding acetyl-CoA carboxylase biotin carboxyl carrier protein subunit, with translation MYFEAELKGKKFKVDVTEHRTTWKVSLQEEGKDWIHYDISKNDYKQAEQYISFLFGGKSYLIDVIGQDTEYTVFTRNSFRTIKVFNDEMLLHESLKKGGGFGGDQELKSGMPGKIIEIFAKEGEIVKANKPLLIMEAMKMENEMRASRDVKIKEIRVKQGDSVESGAVLIKFEEP, from the coding sequence ATGTATTTTGAGGCAGAACTTAAAGGTAAGAAATTTAAAGTGGATGTGACCGAGCACCGCACGACCTGGAAGGTTTCCTTGCAGGAAGAGGGCAAAGACTGGATCCACTATGACATCTCCAAAAACGACTACAAGCAGGCCGAGCAGTACATCAGCTTCCTGTTTGGCGGTAAGTCCTATCTGATCGACGTGATCGGACAGGACACTGAGTACACGGTCTTTACGCGTAACTCTTTCCGCACCATCAAAGTCTTCAATGATGAAATGCTTCTGCATGAATCCCTGAAGAAAGGTGGCGGTTTCGGTGGCGACCAGGAACTGAAATCCGGTATGCCTGGTAAAATCATCGAAATCTTCGCCAAAGAGGGTGAAATCGTGAAGGCCAACAAACCTTTACTGATCATGGAAGCGATGAAGATGGAAAATGAAATGCGTGCATCCCGCGATGTAAAAATCAAAGAGATCCGCGTGAAACAGGGCGACTCTGTGGAATCCGGAGCGGTTCTGATCAAGTTTGAAGAACCTTAG